Genomic DNA from Kwoniella shandongensis chromosome 10, complete sequence:
TGACAAAGAAGGTCCCTGAGCTTATCGAGATCCTCAATGAGGAGGAGGCCTCTTTCGCCCGAACACTTACTCGAGGTGAAGCTTTGTTCAGTAAATACGCCACCACGGCcctcgaggagaagcgaaCCGTCCTTTCAGGAAAGGATATCTGGAGATTGTATGACACTTACGGTTTCCCTGTCGACCTCACTCAAATCATGGCGGAGGAGAGGGGACTCaagatcgacgaggtggCATTCGAGGAGGCTCGATTGGAGAGTTTGGAAGCGAGTAAGGGTggcggaaagaaggagggtgCCGCTGGTGTCAAGTTGGATGTGCACGATCTCGGTGCTTTGGAGGCCAACGACGCTGTTCCCAAGACAGACGATTCATCCAAGTACCGTAAGTTCATACGTCTGGGATCACACTTGTCATTCACTGAGCGTATGTGCAGAActcgacgacatcaaggCTACTGTCAAATCCATCTACCACTCTTCCAAATTCTACAACTCCACATCTGAACTTCCCGCCAACGCTCCCTTCGgtatcctcctcgacaagaCCAACTTCTACGCCGAGTCTGGTGGTCAGGAGAATGATACCGGTGTTATCGCTATTGACGGCAAGGCCGAGTTCAAGGTTGATGACGTCCAGGTGTACAACGGTTACGTCTTGCACGTGGGACAactggaggagggagagatcaAGGTCGGTGACGAGGTCATCTGTACCTATGATGAGGTGGGTCTGGCCTCAATTCGTTGTCACGATCCTAAGGCTGATTTTTCGTAGCTCCGACGATGGCCTATCCGAAACAACCACACCGGTACTCACATCCTCAACTTTGCGCTCCGAGAAGTCCTTGGCGACCACATCGACCAAAAAGGATCTCTTGTTGCTCCCAACAAACTCCGATTCGATTTCTCACATGGCAAAGCCATCGGCGTCAAGGAACACGTCAAGATTGAGGCGATCTGTAACGACtggatcaagaaggctgcACCAGTCTATGCGAAGGAGATGTCGCTTGCTGAGGCGTACAAGATCCCCGGTCTTCGAGCTGTCTTCGGAGAGGCTTACCCCGACCCCGTCCGAGTAGTTTCGCTCGGATACCCTCTCGAGGAGATCGCGCAGAACATCGAGGACAGCAGGTGGCGAGGAACGAGTATCGAGTTCTGCGGTGGTACACACGTTGCCAAGACCGACGACATCAAGGACTTTGTCATCATTGAGGAGTCATCGATTGCCAAGGGTATCCGAAGAATCGTGGCTGTCACCGGACACGATGCTCATGATGTGTCGAGAAAAGCTGTCGAGTTTGAGAAGCGATTGGAAAAGATTCAGCAACtggagggcaaggagaaggagactgCGATGAAGCCATATCTTGTCGTGAGTGTATCAGTTCCCGTATCAGCGCGGGTCATGGTCGGCTGACGACATTTTCCAGGAACTCGGCCAGAGTGGTatctccttgatcaagaaAGCTAACTTGAAAGAACGATTCGAAAAGATTCAAGGTGAACTCGCCGCCGCTGCTAAGGCCAAGGTGACCGCAGACTCCAAGTTGGTGAGTATCGGAATCCTTCTCCGATGAATCAGTAGCGCAAAGACTGATCACTGGTCTATAGATCaccgaggagatcaaggcgtTCTTCAAGGCCAACCCTAATGAGAACGTCTACGCTGGCTCTTTCGACATCGGAGGTAACTCCAAGGTGAGCAAGCTGCCTAACAGATTCTATGCCACAGAAGGAATTGTTATGCTGACTCGTCACAGACTTTGACTGCGGCCGTCGCTGCTGGCAAGTCCCTCTCCAAAGCGGTTTACGTCTTCAGTGCGGACCTCGAGACTGGAAAGGTGGCCCACACCAACTTCTTACCCAAGGAAGTCTTGGAGCGAAAGGTCTTGGATGCTAAGACCTGGTTGGGCGAGGTATCAAAGGTTCTTggaggaaaggtgagtgtgcctGTTGCCGCCCTCGTAGTGATCAACTTGTCAAGATATGGTGGCTGAATGCTTATTGTGATATGTACagggtggtggtcgagatgaCAGTGCGACCGGTGTTGGTAGCGAGGTCGACAAGATTGACGaggcgattgcgattgcCAAGAGCTACTACAAGAGCAAAGTCGAGGCGTAGGGCgtgtgatgaagaagggcgaATGTTCATAGGTGTTGCGAGATGCTACTGCATATATATATCATTGACATTGTGGACAAAAGTGAAGTCACGTCCAAGTGATCGACATCGTATCTACTCTGATTAGAAGCCTATTAGGTGACATACTGTACAACTCCATCTCCGTACACACTACTACAACGGTTCAACTGCGTCTGCCAATGTCCATCATCGGCCTCTTTACTTGTCCCTGATACTCGTCATACGAGCTCAGCCCAGGATCTCAGAAGACCAAAACGTTCTTGCCCTTCCTCCCTGCCTCATGAACACtatccaccatcctctcaTGTTCTTCTATCCTAAACGTACTTAGATCACTCTTTATCCCAAACTTGTCAGCTAGATCTATCGTCTCCTTCAGATCATGCTCGTTACCATGTAACGAGCCTGTTATTGTTATATCTGAGAATATGAGGGCGCGGGTATTTATACTGATCTCGGGTGGgagagcgacgacgatgagttgACCGTGGGAGCGAGTGAGGGACATGGCGTATGATTGAGCAGAGGGCGCGTCGGTAGTTAGGATCGTGGCTGAGAGGTGAAAGGTGGGTCAGCGACCGCACTCATTCCTTGTTGCGTCTCACCGCACTCTTAATGGGCTGGTTGTTCAAGTAGACTTTGACAATGTCCGGAGAACGGGACTGTTTGAGAAGGGCGGGATACGAAGACTTACCATCTGCACCATCCCATCCGACAtatccatcttctctcaaccttccaatctccttctttgcctcCTCGGCGCCAGTCTTGCTAACATCAACAATAAGATTGGGCGCCaattccaacttcttcgcaCTATCAATAGGCTCAGGTCTCGCATCCACTCCAACGACCTTGAGACCCTATCAACAGAAGGAGATATCAGCTTTCTCATCCGTGCGGGCTGAGCTTCAGACTCAGGTAGAATGACGACttcgaggtgaagaagtgaTACTCACCAAAGCTTTGGCAAATTGTACGCCGAGATAACCCAACGCTCCTAATCCGCTAATTGCGATAATTTGCCCAGGTTTCAGATTCGCTCGTTTGATCGCAGTATATATCGTCACGCCGgcacaagtgagtggtgcaGCCTGATCATCCAGTCAGCATATCCCCAAGCAATAAGGAAGGGGGGTGcggggaggagagaggagggtggCATGGGAGGGAATCtttcgtcactcacctgctcgaAGGACATAGAGTCGGGAAGGACGACGCAATGATTCGCCTCGACGAGGGCGTACTCGCTAAAGAATCCATCGGCGTCGATACCGCCGAACTTGATATTAGGACAGAATCTGAACGAAGTGGGTCAGAGGTCAGATGATCCCACAGATCAAGTGAGACGCAGGGCTACTGCTCACTTCCAATCTAATTTGCAATCCGGGCATTCTCCTGCTTTCGCTGTCAGTCAGCATGTCCCTCGGATTCAATCATGGATGGGTAAGTCCAtcgacgactcaccacaTGGATCTTTAGGCAAAAGCGCCGCCACTCTATCCCCCAGCTTGACTTTATCagtcttctccgcctcaTCTCCTAGCGCTACGACAGTCCCAGCTGGCTCATGCCCACCTACGAGAGGGTAGACACCGCCCCATGTACCTTCAAGTACCATGAGATCAGTATGACATAGGCCTGAAGCGCCGAGTTTGAGGAGTACTTTGGTATCAGTAGCTTTTGGAACGGGGATGGTTTCGAGGCTGTAGTGTGAGCTACGAGGGATCGTGTCAGTTCAGATCTTGGGCTCAGAAGTACAGCTGGAGTAGCCGTTCGGGATGATTTGAAGAAACGTGGGGGTGACTCACACTCCCGCTTTGGGGACTCGGAGAGCTTGCATCGTCTCTGGGATAGCTGATGACATCTTGTCAAGGTAGTGAGTCGAGCAGCACGACGAGTGCAGTACGTTTATAGTTAGTGGGATTCAAGATACTGGAATGGATCGCAATTGACTATACACCATGACGGAGTTCAATTTATAGCTGGCATGCCTCCACTCTGTCCCAcaacaacctccacttcaaTTTCGTCACCGCCGACCACCAAGTTCGGTTCTTCTCGGACCACCAAGATGTGGGCAATACATGTACCTCGTCACTATCTTGTAAGCACGATAAACCTTCCCCCAGAGCCATCTTCGATCGaacatcccatcttcatcatacTCCCAATTTGCCTGAGtttcatctacggccatagaagcGAGAAAACGCCAGATCCCGTTCGATCTCTGTAGCTAAGCTCGCTATCGCTCGattagtaccaaggtgggggaccacttgggaatcccgagtgctgtagtttttgtcTTCAGCAGCGACGTGGACCAGAAGATGCATGTGATGTTGCGATGATTTCTGCGAAAACGATCTTTCATTGAGAGATAGGAAGATTAGATTGTGGCGACGATGAAAACGGTGGACACGATTCACTTTATTCTCCGACGGCGCACTGGAGCGGTCAGTGCGTGCTATTTGATTTCTCGGTGTGGCTGTTTCAAGATTTGAGGTCTCGACTCCAGCTTGAGCTGATAAAGGGAATGCAAAAGGACGGGATTAGCATGATGCTCGGTCGACAGCCAGGGTCCAGCTGCGCTGCAATCAAGGTGTGTCTTATACTTCGTGCTTGTGGTGTATGAACAGGGTGATGATGCGTGCAGGTTCTCGGCCGTCTTGGTATAACGTTTCTGAAGCTTCGCTACGACACTCTTTGCGATGTTGCGAGTAtgaccaacaacaacggcTGTATGGAAATGCGTGGCCGAGTGCACGCATGAGACGCAACGTATACATGAGCGAAAGGTCCAAGTCGTGAAGAGTGCGTCATGCTGAACAACACCTCATGGGCGATTGTGATATTTCACTCTACTAACGACTCTGTGAAGTCTATCTGCCGGTCAGTAATCCCACAACACTTGCAAACCTCTGCTTGTATAGCTGATGGCGGAAACGAACTGTACTCGACTGGGTTTTCCCATATACTGTGCTCAGCGTGAAGAAGTTTAACTATAGCAAAACAGATTGTGGCACTTTTCCTCTGAGCGGTGTAACAGAGTTTCATTCCCCTTACCTTTCACGAGGGCTCATGCGAGAGGAAGACAAGTACAAAGTTGACAATGCCCGTTATACCGAGGGAGTGGGTATACATCTTCGAATGCAGTATCCTACCGTCGTAAGCTTCTGGCTCGGAGTCGGTGCTTGACATCCGCCTCGAGAAACGCAATCCGGGAGAGGAAGAATCGACTTGTGAATGGACGAGGGACAAGCTTTAGCTCTCAAACCGACCGCGGGTGCATTGTTGTCCAACTATGCACTGCTTTCGATTCGATTTGCCAAGACTGATCACTGATTATTCAGCTTCAAGTGTGGATAGCGGGTTTGGGAAAAGGTATATATTTCCCCTTCCTGGAGGTCGAGATGTATTCCTTTTCTTCATCAGACAATCTACTTTCTTCT
This window encodes:
- a CDS encoding alanine-tRNA ligase; translated protein: MSAATSKPDVPTSAPHPWPVPQEWPANKVRQTYIDYFAKQPGFEHTFWPSSGVIPFDDDTLLFANAGMNQYKPLFLGTADPKSDLSKLIRAVNSQKCIRAGGKHNDLDDVGKDTYHHTFFEMLGNWSFGNYFKLGALTMAWDLLTRVYGLPKERLYVTYFEGDAKQGLEPDTEAQQIWRDLGVPEEHILPGNAKDNFWEMGATGPCGPCSEIHFDRIGGREAAHLVNADDPNVLEIWNNVFIQYNREQSGELKPLPAKHVDTGMGFERLVSVLHNVSSNYDTDCFTPIFAKIQELTGARPYSGKLGEEDVDGVDTAYRVIADHIRTLTVAISDGGIPDKDGRGYVLRRILRRGVRYASNKLNVKIGSFFSSLVPTVVESLGGIFPEVTKKVPELIEILNEEEASFARTLTRGEALFSKYATTALEEKRTVLSGKDIWRLYDTYGFPVDLTQIMAEERGLKIDEVAFEEARLESLEASKGGGKKEGAAGVKLDVHDLGALEANDAVPKTDDSSKYQLDDIKATVKSIYHSSKFYNSTSELPANAPFGILLDKTNFYAESGGQENDTGVIAIDGKAEFKVDDVQVYNGYVLHVGQLEEGEIKVGDEVICTYDELRRWPIRNNHTGTHILNFALREVLGDHIDQKGSLVAPNKLRFDFSHGKAIGVKEHVKIEAICNDWIKKAAPVYAKEMSLAEAYKIPGLRAVFGEAYPDPVRVVSLGYPLEEIAQNIEDSRWRGTSIEFCGGTHVAKTDDIKDFVIIEESSIAKGIRRIVAVTGHDAHDVSRKAVEFEKRLEKIQQLEGKEKETAMKPYLVELGQSGISLIKKANLKERFEKIQGELAAAAKAKVTADSKLITEEIKAFFKANPNENVYAGSFDIGGNSKTLTAAVAAGKSLSKAVYVFSADLETGKVAHTNFLPKEVLERKVLDAKTWLGEVSKVLGGKGGGRDDSATGVGSEVDKIDEAIAIAKSYYKSKVEA